In Picosynechococcus sp. PCC 7002, the following are encoded in one genomic region:
- the moaA gene encoding GTP 3',8-cyclase MoaA, with amino-acid sequence MNPVDYLRISLIDRCNFRCHYCVPDEASLQYLLTSEQLSNGEILTLLEQVFIPLGFRKFRLTGGEPLLRPQLVPLVRAIAHLPGVEDLSMTTNAYLLADLAQDLYNAGLNRLNISLDSLNPETFDQIIGNRGKSRWQQTWEGIQAAHRVGFDPLKLNVVVIPGVNDQEVLDLAALTGDRHWHVRFIEFMPIGNDKLFNERAWIPSEELRQRIRAKWGLETAFVQGNGPADIFKIPGAKGTLGFISQMSECFCDRCNRMRLSADGWLRPCLLNEAAQMDLKTLLRTGVPPREIRAAVKALLDQKPEINFKMRDMGTTTGQYGRTMSQIGG; translated from the coding sequence ATGAATCCGGTAGATTATCTCCGCATTAGCTTGATTGATCGATGTAATTTTCGTTGCCATTACTGCGTCCCAGATGAAGCGAGCCTCCAATATTTGCTGACCTCAGAGCAGTTGAGCAATGGGGAAATTCTCACGCTCCTCGAACAGGTGTTTATTCCCTTGGGATTTCGTAAATTTCGCCTCACGGGGGGAGAGCCTCTCCTACGTCCCCAGTTAGTCCCCCTCGTCCGGGCGATCGCCCACTTGCCGGGGGTAGAGGATTTATCGATGACCACAAATGCTTATTTACTAGCGGATCTGGCTCAGGATCTCTACAATGCGGGTCTGAATCGTCTCAATATCAGCCTAGACTCTTTGAATCCTGAGACCTTTGATCAAATTATTGGCAATCGGGGCAAGAGTCGCTGGCAGCAAACTTGGGAGGGCATCCAAGCGGCCCATCGGGTTGGTTTTGACCCCCTCAAGCTCAATGTCGTGGTGATCCCTGGGGTAAATGATCAAGAGGTATTAGATTTAGCCGCGTTGACAGGCGATCGCCATTGGCACGTGCGCTTTATTGAGTTTATGCCCATCGGCAACGACAAATTATTTAATGAACGGGCCTGGATTCCTTCGGAAGAATTACGCCAACGGATCCGGGCAAAATGGGGCTTAGAAACGGCATTCGTTCAGGGCAATGGCCCCGCAGATATTTTTAAGATTCCCGGGGCAAAGGGGACGCTTGGGTTTATTTCCCAGATGTCTGAATGTTTTTGCGATCGCTGTAACCGGATGCGCCTCTCAGCGGATGGTTGGCTGCGGCCTTGCCTATTGAATGAAGCAGCACAAATGGATCTCAAAACATTACTCCGGACTGGGGTTCCCCCTAGGGAAATTCGGGCGGCAGTCAAAGCACTCCTCGACCAAAAACCAGAGATTAATTTCAAAATGCGCGATATGGGAACCACCACGGGTCAATATGGCCGCACCATGTCGCAAATTGGCGGCTAA
- the guaA gene encoding glutamine-hydrolyzing GMP synthase, whose amino-acid sequence MLNVTTTPLQKPIDATNTGNSLQRQIIVILDFGSQYSELIARRIRETEVYSEVISYRTSAEQLRQLNPSGIILSGGPSSVYDDYAPACDPEIWNLGIPVLGVCYGMQLMVKQLGGTVERAKHAEYGKASIFIDDPTDLLTNVEEGSTMWMSHGDSCVHLPEGFEILAHTDNTPCAAIAHHGRQLYGVQFHPEVVHSQDGMALIRNFVYHICKCEPTWTTEAFVEEAIREIRARVGDQRVLLALSGGVDSSTLAFLLHQAIGDQLTCMFIDQGFMRKGEPERLVEIFDEQFHIPVAYINARDRFIDKLKGVTDPEEKRRLIGHEFIAVFEEESKRLGPFDYLAQGTLYPDVIESADTNVDPKTGERVAVKIKSHHNVGGLPEDLRFKLVEPLRKLFKDEVRKVAASIGLPEEIIRRHPFPGPGLAIRIIGEVTAERLNILRDADWVVRDEIKKQGVYSDFWQAFAVLLPIRSVGVMGDKRTYAHPVVLRMITSEDGMTADWARPPYELLETISNRMVNEVKGVNRVVYDITSKPPGTIEWE is encoded by the coding sequence TTGCTGAACGTGACTACGACTCCACTCCAAAAACCGATTGACGCCACCAATACAGGCAATAGTCTTCAACGCCAAATCATCGTTATCTTAGATTTTGGCTCCCAATACTCTGAACTAATTGCCAGAAGAATTCGCGAAACGGAAGTTTACTCTGAGGTCATTTCCTATCGCACCAGCGCCGAACAATTGCGGCAACTTAATCCCAGCGGCATCATCCTCTCCGGTGGCCCCAGTTCTGTCTATGACGACTATGCCCCGGCCTGTGACCCTGAAATTTGGAATCTTGGGATTCCTGTCCTTGGGGTCTGCTACGGGATGCAGCTAATGGTGAAACAACTCGGCGGTACCGTCGAGCGCGCCAAGCACGCAGAGTATGGCAAAGCATCAATCTTTATCGATGATCCCACCGATCTGCTGACCAATGTGGAGGAAGGCTCCACCATGTGGATGAGCCACGGGGACTCCTGTGTGCACCTGCCCGAAGGGTTTGAAATTTTAGCCCATACGGACAATACTCCTTGTGCGGCGATCGCCCACCATGGCCGCCAACTTTACGGGGTGCAGTTCCACCCAGAAGTGGTTCATTCCCAGGACGGTATGGCCCTGATCCGCAACTTTGTTTATCACATTTGTAAATGTGAACCCACCTGGACCACAGAAGCCTTCGTTGAAGAAGCAATTCGTGAGATCCGAGCCCGGGTCGGTGATCAACGGGTACTCCTCGCCCTTTCTGGAGGCGTCGATTCTTCTACCTTGGCCTTTTTGCTCCACCAAGCGATCGGCGATCAACTGACCTGTATGTTCATCGACCAAGGCTTTATGCGGAAAGGGGAACCGGAACGCCTTGTGGAAATCTTTGATGAGCAATTTCACATTCCCGTCGCCTATATCAACGCCCGCGATCGCTTTATCGACAAGCTCAAAGGGGTTACCGATCCCGAAGAAAAGCGCCGCCTCATTGGCCACGAATTTATCGCCGTCTTCGAGGAAGAATCAAAACGCCTTGGCCCCTTTGATTACCTCGCCCAGGGGACTCTATATCCCGATGTAATCGAATCGGCGGATACCAACGTTGACCCCAAAACGGGAGAACGGGTCGCGGTCAAAATCAAGAGTCACCACAACGTCGGCGGTTTACCAGAAGACCTGCGTTTTAAATTGGTTGAACCCCTCCGCAAACTCTTCAAAGATGAAGTGCGTAAGGTAGCAGCCAGCATTGGTTTGCCCGAAGAGATTATTCGCCGTCACCCCTTCCCTGGCCCTGGCCTCGCGATTCGGATCATTGGCGAAGTCACCGCAGAACGGTTAAATATTCTCCGGGATGCAGACTGGGTTGTGCGGGATGAAATCAAAAAGCAAGGGGTTTACAGTGATTTTTGGCAAGCCTTTGCGGTCTTACTACCGATTCGTAGTGTGGGTGTGATGGGCGATAAGCGCACCTATGCTCACCCCGTCGTACTGCGGATGATTACCAGTGAAGATGGGATGACAGCGGATTGGGCTCGTCCCCCCTATGAGCTTTTGGAAACCATTTCTAATCGCATGGTGAATGAGGTGAAAGGGGTTAACCGCGTGGTCTATGACATCACTTCTAAGCCTCCTGGCACCATCGAGTGGGAGTAA
- a CDS encoding rhomboid family intramembrane serine protease — protein sequence MTHQRDPEAQAVAQELKQQIMILGLFLASFWGLEISDQFVFQNLWRGGLDVFGILPRQLLGLRGIFFAPFLHGGFQHLVTNSIPFALLGWLVMLDRIRDFFTVTLITMLVGGLGVWLIGAQNSVHIGASILIFGYLGFLLFRGYFRRDIPSIAVSLLVFFLYGGVLWSVLPTTPGVSWEGHLFGLIGGAIAAKYLNPRSLRR from the coding sequence ATGACCCACCAGCGCGATCCCGAAGCCCAGGCTGTTGCCCAGGAATTAAAGCAGCAAATCATGATTTTGGGTTTGTTTCTTGCGAGTTTTTGGGGCCTAGAAATTAGTGATCAGTTTGTTTTTCAAAATCTTTGGCGGGGTGGCCTAGATGTATTCGGCATTCTGCCCCGACAACTGCTGGGACTCAGGGGAATCTTCTTTGCACCCTTTCTCCATGGTGGTTTTCAGCACCTCGTCACCAACTCAATCCCCTTTGCGCTGTTGGGCTGGCTCGTGATGCTAGACCGCATCCGTGACTTTTTTACGGTTACTTTAATAACAATGCTTGTCGGTGGCCTGGGAGTATGGCTCATTGGTGCCCAAAATTCTGTGCATATTGGGGCCAGTATTTTAATTTTTGGGTATTTGGGATTTCTGTTGTTTCGGGGCTACTTTCGGCGAGATATCCCATCCATTGCCGTTTCGCTCTTGGTATTTTTTCTCTATGGTGGGGTGCTTTGGAGTGTTCTACCGACGACCCCAGGGGTGTCTTGGGAGGGGCATTTATTCGGACTTATCGGCGGGGCGATCGCCGCAAAATATCTCAACCCCCGTTCCCTTCGCCGCTAA